In one Lolium rigidum isolate FL_2022 chromosome 3, APGP_CSIRO_Lrig_0.1, whole genome shotgun sequence genomic region, the following are encoded:
- the LOC124698321 gene encoding phylloplanin-like: MATKSLFIAALLLVTVGMAPHGAEADTQLPLGIISGIVPCSTGSSINVAAVPVFPNAAVQVVCGGTVVGAAKTDGSGAFTINLRMLSTQLLTSLLQKECKVVVVTPLAACNVSLASVTGTLTAPVQILGADSGSSGLGGLIGLIGQIISGVVGGVLNIATAPFSVM; the protein is encoded by the exons ATGGCAACCAAGAGCCTTTTCATCGCCGCTCTCCTCCTCGTCACCGTAGGCATGGCGCCGCACGGTGCGGAGGCGGACACGCAGCTTCCCCTCGGCATCATCTCCGGCATAGTGCCATGCAGCACCGGGAGTTCCATCAATGTGGCTGCGGTTCCGGTGTTCCCGA ACGCCGCGGTGCAGGTGGTGTGCGGCGGCACGGTGGTGGGCGCCGCGAAGACGGACGGCAGCGGGGCCTTCACCATAAACCTGCGCATGCTCTCCACGCAGCTGCTCACCTCTCTGCTCCAGAAAGAGTGCAAGGTGGTCGTCGTCACCCCGCTGGCAGCATGCAACGTCTCCCTCGCCAGCGTCACCGGCACGCTGACCGCGCCGGTGCAGATTCTCGGTGCTGACAGCGGCAGCAGCGGCCTCGGCGGACTGATTGGCCTTATCGGCCAGATCATCAGCGGAGTCGTCGGTGGCGTCCTCAACATCGCCACAGCGCCATTCTCCGTC